Within the Astyanax mexicanus isolate ESR-SI-001 chromosome 9, AstMex3_surface, whole genome shotgun sequence genome, the region attttctttatttccattaCATCCCAGCTCCCGTTTTTTAAAGTGATTAcagtaaaaatacaaattatggcagttttgattttttttttacattttggtaaAACGCGATCGCAGGAGGTCTCAGTTCAATTTGCTGCTCATTAAGTATTCAGGTGGTTGTGTTTAATTCTCGTTAGAGCTCGTGTAACGGTGAGCGTAAAGTAAGTCAAATCCTCCACAGGCGCATAAATGAATGCTGTATGATGAAATATTTATCTTGGCTACAGCCCGATGCGGCTGTATGACTTTGAAAGACTGCTAACACTCATGTGTAATTACAAGCAGGTTCAGGGTTCGCCTGTCTGAATCCCCCCCACCGACATCCCCCCAACAGGGCAGCCCAGATCATCCAAATGAAGAAAAATGATGCTACAGATATGCTGCAGTAATTAGAGCTTTCATGTCCGGATAGATTAGAGACGTTGACAACTCTTTATTTAACAGCATTGTCAGGCTGTCAGAGTTATTTGAGGTCCCATGTGCTTAAGCTTTGATACATAATGCAAATTAAATTCTGTGCATGTTGTGCAGGACGTGGCGGGTAAAGTGCTGGACCGCTGGGCCATCATGACCTTTGAGGAGGAGATTGCAACGTTGCAGCAGTTCCTTCGCTTCGGAGAGACCAAGTCCATCGTGGAGCTGATGGCCCTGCAGGACAAGGAAGGGCAGGCGGTCGTCGTGCCGACAGTCAGGGCCAACTCCGACATCCGCAGCTTCATCGAGAGCAGCATGCAGCGTCCCGCCGTCCCTCTGCCTAAATCAGAGCCGCTAAGCAGAAGCAACGGCCACCCTTTTGAGAGTCTGGTGAACAACAACATGGCTTTCATGCTGCCTCTGCAGCTGATCAACTCAGTCCCTGCTCCGCTGCTGAGCTCCAGAGCGGACCCGAGCCAGCAGGAGGCGCCGGTTATGCGTGACGCTCTGGACCTCAGCCCTGACAACTCTAATCAATTCATGTCTGACCCCGAGAGGGAAGACATCCACGTAGAGAGAGTGAACACCAAGTTAGAATGTGAGGATTTCACAATCAGTGATAACTACTCGTCCCCCTCGACGCCCTGCACGCCCTCCATCAGCTCAGACATCACGCAGATGTCCCCGGAATCAAAGATCCGCTCGGGAGAGAAAAGTGCGCTGATGAAGAAAGGCCGTGTGTTCTGCAGCGCCTGTGAGAAGACCTTCTACGACAAGGGCACGCTCAAGATCCACTACAACGCAGTGCACCTCAAGATTAAGCACAAGTGCACGATTGAGGGATGCAACATGGTCTTCAGCTCTCTGCGGAGCCGCAACCGGCACAGCGCCAACCCCAACCCCCGGCTGCACATGCCCATGAACCGCAACAACCGGGATAAGGACGGCAGCAGCCCTCAGGCGGAGAAGCGTGAGTATGGAGCAGGAACGGGTTCATCAGACAGCAGCAGGTCTGTCCCGGGCTACATCAGCGCCGAGCCCAAAATGCACAGCTCCTTCCCAAGCGTCAGCCACAGCGGCATCCTCTTCCCCAACCTGAAAACCGTGCAGCCCGTGCTTCCCTTTTATCGCAGCCTGGTGACTCCAGCAGAGTTGGCAAACACACCTGGAAACCTGCCCTCCCTCCCACTGCTCTCCTCCTCCGTCTCCGTCAGCGTCAGAGAGATGGCGAACAGCTCTGAACCCGTGCCCAAGAAGAAGTCCCGCAAGTCCAGCATGCCCATAAAGATAGAGAAGGACGAGCTGGCTGAGGGCAGCGGATCTGATGAAGACGAGAGCGTCCCCGCCAGCGCGGAGGCCGGGACGGAGCATGCAGTAGCGCACACCGACTGTGATGAGCACGGCATCGTCCCTCAGACCCTCCAAACACAGCTGTCCCACACAGATGGAGCACAGTCAGAGGCCAGGCACTTCCAGCACGAGAGCTGCATCACCGCCTGTCCATCTCCCTTCAGTAGCAGCCAAAGAGACCCCCACTGCCCCAGCAACTGGGACTCCCAGCAACCAGAGGACCCAACCTGCTGCGAGGACAACGTGCCGAGAAAAACTCCCTGCCACACAGACGAGGACGCAGAGATCTGCGAGGACGATCTGAGAGCCGCCTGTGCTGACAGCGGAGAAGACCTGCAGATAGTGACCTGTGAAGACGACGAGGAAGACGAGCTTCTCCATCACTGCGAGAGCTGCGATAAATCCTTCAAAAATCCCTACAGCGTGAAGATGCATTACCGCAGCGTGCACCTGAAGGAGATGCACATGTGCACTGTCGCCGGCTGCAACGCTGCCTTCCCTTCCCGCAGGAGCAGAGACCGGTGAGCTGCtaatatcactatcactatcagtATCACTATCAATAATACTCACTGTGTAACAACATCAGCATCACTGTCCTACAGGTTTTAAACGTTTGTAGTTTTTCATATGAAACAaaatgattaaatttttttttttcatcaaaaaaataaaataaaaataaagtacattttatttgtgtatTAACATCAGCGGGTCTAGCAGTAGGGgtgttaaaaataaacatatttaaaaagtaatttgttTTCCATAACAAACatattgattttaataaaaaattgcaGTTTGCCATTGTTgccataaatgtttttttttatgcatcaaaaaaaactaaaagtaccatatttttgcTTACTATAAGGTGAAAACCCCTGCTATATATATAATCCCTGCTAGCAccgccgctaactgtgctaagcgatagctctttcaccattcagaggtgagtataatcggcctgtagcctgctgctaaccccggctagcactgctggagcagcatcagcatcagctgcTATATATTAGCCTCTCACCGTGGCTAATATGGTACTGTACTGTTAGATAAAAAAAGCCCTTGTGTAAAACCAAAACAAGCTAATACTCAAACCAcaaaaagcttaaaataaagtacaaaaaatatatatatattcttgtatttttatgGTTAAAAATACAGGGAATGTACTATAAATTCTTAAGACTTGAGTGGTGTCTTTAGAGGAACATTAGAATATGTATTAATATCATTGATTTACTAAttgtgcatttttctttttttcttccagaCACAGTGCAAATTTAAATCTACATCACAAGCTACTGACCAAAGATCATTACAGCACATCAGGAGCAACGTTCACCCAGTCATGCAGAGACCTTTCCAGTGACTTTACCTCCGATTACCCTCATAAAGAGCCTCTGAGTCAGACCTCTGTGATCTTCAAGGGGAACAACCGCATGGGCCTGGTGTTCCCCATGAGCAAGGTGGTAGAGAACATGGAGGGTCCACCAGAGGGCATGCTGGAGGACGAGGCCGTGCTGGACCTGAGCACCAGAGGAAGTGGGCACTCCTCGTCCAGGGACTCTGATGTGGGCAGTGAGGAAGGACTCCCCCTAGAGGAGGAAAGCGATGAAAGCTGCGACGGGCTGAACAGCGGTCTGCCTGCATCTCCAGCCGCTCAGCAGCTCCACAGCTCCTCTCCCATTACCTGCCACGTCTGCCAGAAGGTTTACAGCAACAAGGGCACGTTCAGGGCGCACTACAAAACCGTACACCTTCGGCTGCTTCACAAGTGCAAGGTACCGGGCTGCGACACCACCTTCTCCTCCGTCAGGAGCCGGAACCGACACAGCCAGAACCCCAATTTACACCGGAACCTCCCCGCAACAACCGTCCTCAACAAGGAGTAGAGCAAGCCtgcaaaaaaacactaaaacacacccGTCTCTCACAGAACGGAGGTGTTTACAGACATACAGTGAGAACGTGTGTTAAGAAAACAAGCATAGACCTTTACAAAACCTTCATTGATTCTGAGGTCCTTCAAGATTTCCTTCTCATATCTGTTGACTATTTCAAATCACTATTTGCAGGGCAATCAATATCCTCGTCTGGTATCTGGGGTTAGATACTGGCTGGTTCAGTGTTCAGGCAGATCGTGAAGTGACCTGAGATTTGTAGAGCAGGTCAGCCGGGCACTGAGCTACAGGCTCGTCTAGAAAATAAGTGAAACTGAAACTCAAGGTACAAAAGACCCACTCAAAAGAGCTGTACTCGATGCAAAAAAGCGTTTAACTGATTACAGTAGAAgcttcttttaatatttaataataaaataaaaaaaatctagtcatctagggctgggcaatgtacagaattcttgttttttttttaaatcctctcTAAAATTGTTGATTTTCTGAAGAATTTACTATCTTGACTATCTTTGTCTGCCATAGCCGGTAGGATTTTGCCAGCTTTGGAAGACTTTTATTGCGATCAGTACCCCCAAAGATGTCTAGACACATCAGATCACACAGAGAATAGACAggagtaaaaagtgatttataatTTATGCAGTTTAATAGTCCTATCTTACGCCataccaacagtctatttccatgcGTGGTAGTCTCGAGTAGTCTGAAGTgcgttcaagtaaatttctggtattgctatcttggcaacagaaaacacaggtgctccactgactgaatacaacctagttCATTGCGATATTGGCAGTGAATTGTGAACACAGAATACAGGTGCATCACCAACATGTGTACACCTCAGCTTCTTatgcacacatgaacacacagcagtgcacaaactaaTAGCGGTTCTCGAGGTCAAGACCTAGTTAATGTTACAAACCATCGACGCTAGGTTTATGCCATTAAGTAAGAGAGGGGCTGCttgaataaatttaaaataaatgtatctaTGGAACCCCAAACCCCTAAATTCACCCCTGACTATATTTACCATACAACGCACCCTTTTAAGCTTGTTTTTTCTGCTGCAAATTTGGGTGGATCGGATTTAGCCTAAGCAAATAAGCTCCAATTGGTGTAGTGCAGTGGGAGGTCTTTGGACATGCTATTTGGACATGTGGCTGTGTTTTAAACATAACCGTAACTGTTCTCGGGGGCTTCTACTAGAAGCTTTCACTTCCCAAATTGGCACAATTGGCATAAGCTTCATGTTAAAGTCTGAGTACATCTGTACACTAATTTTGGCCAAGAATCcttaagctgtttttttaaatctgtatttttctcagacatcccaTTGAAAATACATTCAGTGTAAAAGCAGCTTTTTACACTATATTTTTCTATCTAATGATTCGAATGTCAGTCTGGATTAGGACTGCATGATATATCGTTTGAGCATCATCATCATGATGTGTGCATgtagttttaaaagtacttttacacttttacttagtAAAAAGCTTGACTTCTGTTCAACTTCTGTTCaactctagtatctatatttctatCTACAGAGTAATTAATAGGAATACTCTTGACAGCTTTGATCCTGGTCCTTGAGCTGCACTGCCTTGAGCATTTATTGTTTTCTCTTCCACTGACCACGCCCTTTCAGAGTTATTCATGGGTTTAATGACTTTTTGGACAAAGGTTATAAGAACCTTGTAGACCTGCAATTGCCCCAGTTTTAATGGAACCAGGGATACATTAAAGAGTACACCATCCACCGAGGGAGTTGCATGGATCTTTGTTTGTACAGAAAACCTACTATTCGTTGGTTCCAGCTGGGAACAAACCTTTCTGAAAACTGAAACAGAGCCTGTTACACATTGGTGAAAAAGCACTATCACTGATTTTCCTGCCTATTAGGATCCTCTCAGTGTTAGAGAACATTATCACAGGCAGATTCctcaatttttttcccaaatattgAATGAACATGCTCTACTgtctaaacacagtgtttaacctCAGGTGGAAAAAAATCAGACCCTagattattttggttttgtttattatttattactgaaGTCCACATTTGTGTATCCTATTGAATTAAAGGCTGTTTAGATGATGGTTCTCTCAATGTAAATGTGACTCTAACAGCAGTCGAGGAAAATATAGATTTAGAATTTTTATGCATGCGGTTTTTGTTTATTACACTGCCCAGCCCCAGTGCTCACTCACCTGCACCTGCTGCTACATACAAAAACTCCAATGCATCAACTATACCTGTTtatctaagggcgttttcacaccagcactgtttgatcCAGTTAAAAAGGACTTGTGCTTGTGTgctttattggtgcgcattttggtgcgtttagggtttttatacctgtgtgaaaccaaaccaacagatggagaaactctccaaataaaaaaaatcacaaactgatccagatcatagaaaccaactacaggtgtgaaagcgccttaaaaaaacaacatcacTTCTCACAGGTTCCCTTCTTCTAGTCTAAATgttactctacacacacacacacactcatactaaAAATCAtggttctgtatttatttctcttgtttttttatgaCCTGAGTAGTAGAGTCTTCTTCACCTtagtaaacacatttaaaatgaatctaAAATCCTTTCCAGGGGTCAAAATGTTCAATAAATTTTACTATAAAATCGTTTTACTATATAATTGATTTGGCACATTTTTGCTGAGTAAACTCTAAAAACGTCTAAAAAATCTGTCATTTTTTATTCAGCTAATTCTTCATTTTTATTCTATACTTCATATATTATAGTCATATATTAGTTTCATAACAGTCACTCGATTCAttgttcattatttattatttattactgaaCAACTAGTTTACAATTGCACTGATATGCTAAAAGATGGGACAGCAGTATTGGTCACTggtcattaattaattattaccTCAGGGAAGATTTTTGGAaacctgtatacgttgtgagttgttatcttgtggCGAGGCGAGGCGTGAGCTATCAGAATGAACGAATAAGTGTGGCCTGATAGTCGGTGCCAGATGGACACGCCATGGCAAAAGGTTATGAAACACAATGAGTTATCAGAAAGTTCCTGTCCCAGGAcatttggcacatcagtgtagCTACATAGTGTAGCTAAAGGCTACCGAGCTAGCAACATTACCGGTGCTCTCATTTTAGACTGAGAAATAAACTATAGACACAGCAATTATTCTTTCttctttatcccattttcttcccaatttagcacggccaattacccaacccactcattaagactccccctatcacttgtgatcccccaacacaccaggacgatgaagactagcacatgcctcctctgatacatgtaaagtcagactccccGTTTTTTCaaattgctgctgatgctgtagcattaccgagtagcgtcacagcgctaacgctcggaggaaagcgcagcgactcggttctgatacatcagctcacagatgcagccttatgctgatccaaatcaccctaggagtgatgaggggaaagaggttcatctactgtacccacccagagagagcacgaccagttgtgctctctcatggctctggcagctgatggcaagctgcatgatcgggattcgaattagcaatctcccgatcataatggcagcactttagactgctggaccacttgggaGCCCCCACAGcaattatttttaagatttataGCAGCATGTTATAAATGTTAAGACTCCTCAATAAACAGCTTATCACTGATTGGATAGAGCGAACTAAAGCTGAGGGCGAATGTGGGTTACACACGTGAATGagtgtattttacttattttacagagTTGCATGtttataactattatttttttcatttttgacttcacacacttacacaaacccacacacagctGATGCTACCGTACTGAACTCACAGGACGCTGTGAAGATAAGTGTAGATTACTGTGTTTTCTTTTACTTATTTGCTGATGTTTGCAACGGTGTGCCAAATCAGTGCAACTTCTCCAGTCTGAAAGAACCTCGCCAGATCATTCCTCTCGTAAAAAGCTCAGTGTTTACAGTGAAGCGCGGGCCGTGTAAAAAGAGCTTCTCTGGATTTTTGATCTTTCTTCTTCTCGCTTGTTTTCAGCCGTTGCCGATGTTACGTGTGTTATTTTGATGTGAATGTGGAATGTGATCAGTGTTATGGACAGAATcgaggaaacagagagagagagagagagagagaaaaagagacagtatTATTTCCTCAAAAAGCAAAATTAGAGACAATCATTTAAACTCCACTGGAAAGAGGGAATGGTGGAATAATGTTAATGTGGAGGTGTGGACTGACCCCTGCTGGAGAAGAGAAGAGCTGGAGTTTATTGAG harbors:
- the bnc1 gene encoding zinc finger protein basonuclin-1; its protein translation is MAQAICCTMVNCSCDSFSPGKLRRRQCENCRHGWVAHALSKLKVHHMYQGSQVEIVHSDVVFDICSLMLYGTQAVPVRLKILLDRLFSVLKQDEVIQILSALDWTLQDYIRGYVLQDVAGKVLDRWAIMTFEEEIATLQQFLRFGETKSIVELMALQDKEGQAVVVPTVRANSDIRSFIESSMQRPAVPLPKSEPLSRSNGHPFESLVNNNMAFMLPLQLINSVPAPLLSSRADPSQQEAPVMRDALDLSPDNSNQFMSDPEREDIHVERVNTKLECEDFTISDNYSSPSTPCTPSISSDITQMSPESKIRSGEKSALMKKGRVFCSACEKTFYDKGTLKIHYNAVHLKIKHKCTIEGCNMVFSSLRSRNRHSANPNPRLHMPMNRNNRDKDGSSPQAEKREYGAGTGSSDSSRSVPGYISAEPKMHSSFPSVSHSGILFPNLKTVQPVLPFYRSLVTPAELANTPGNLPSLPLLSSSVSVSVREMANSSEPVPKKKSRKSSMPIKIEKDELAEGSGSDEDESVPASAEAGTEHAVAHTDCDEHGIVPQTLQTQLSHTDGAQSEARHFQHESCITACPSPFSSSQRDPHCPSNWDSQQPEDPTCCEDNVPRKTPCHTDEDAEICEDDLRAACADSGEDLQIVTCEDDEEDELLHHCESCDKSFKNPYSVKMHYRSVHLKEMHMCTVAGCNAAFPSRRSRDRHSANLNLHHKLLTKDHYSTSGATFTQSCRDLSSDFTSDYPHKEPLSQTSVIFKGNNRMGLVFPMSKVVENMEGPPEGMLEDEAVLDLSTRGSGHSSSRDSDVGSEEGLPLEEESDESCDGLNSGLPASPAAQQLHSSSPITCHVCQKVYSNKGTFRAHYKTVHLRLLHKCKVPGCDTTFSSVRSRNRHSQNPNLHRNLPATTVLNKE